The following proteins are encoded in a genomic region of Dioscorea cayenensis subsp. rotundata cultivar TDr96_F1 chromosome 8, TDr96_F1_v2_PseudoChromosome.rev07_lg8_w22 25.fasta, whole genome shotgun sequence:
- the LOC120266366 gene encoding dynamin-2B-like isoform X3, with amino-acid sequence MKLRTSTAPPLKLIDLPGLDQRAMDESMISDYAARNDAILLVIIPAAQSPEISSSRALKLAKEFDSEGTRTIGVISKIDQASGDQKTLAAVQALLSDKGPRLASDVTWVALIGQSVSIASAQAGSVGSDNSLETAWRAESESLRSILTGASPSKLGRVALVDTIAKQIRNRIKVRLPNLLSGLQGKSQMVADELVRLGAQMVDSAEGTRAIALELCREFEDKFLQHISSGEGGGCKVVLSFEGNFPNRIKQLPLDKHFDIKNVKRIVLEADGYQPYLISPEKGVRSLIKGVLELAKEPSRLCVDEVHRVLIDIVSAAANATPGLGRYPPFKREVIAIASAALDDFRNEAKKMVVALVDMERAYVPPQHFIRLVQKSMDRQRREEEIKNRSSRKGNEAEQSTLNRATSPQAGLQQPGGSLKSMKEQSTDKDAKEGSALQIAGPSGEITAGFLLKKSAKSNSWSKRWFVLNEKSGKLGYTRKQEERQFRGVITLEECNVEEPLDVEETKSSKDSKKSSGSESGKGPSLVFKITSKVPYKTVMKAHSAVVLKAENMADKTEWVNKIRNITQPSNGISGKGKGTSASEAGTVIRQSLSDGSLDTMTRRPADPEEELRWMSQEVRGYVEAAMNSLAANVPKAVVLFQVEKAKEDMLNQLYSSVSAQSASRIEELLLEDQNVKRKRERAQKQSSLLSKLTRQLGIHDNRAAAASWSNGGNGEASTRTSAPSGDDWRSAFDAAANGPTNFSRSFGDSRSNSVNGHSRRYSDPTQNGDENSGSNSGSRRTPNRLPPPPPSQGGSSSMYKY; translated from the exons ATCAGTGACTATGCTGCACGCAATGATGCTATATTGCTGGTCATAATACCAGCTGCCCAATCACCTGAAATTTCTTCATCTCGAGCCCTTAAGTTGGCCAAAGAGTTTGATTCAGAAG gTACCAGAACTATTGGTGTTATCAGCAAGATTGATCAAGCATCTGGAGACCAGAAAACTCTTGCAGCTGTTCAGGCACTTCTATCAGATAAGGGCCCACGGCTTGCATCTGATGTTACTTGGGTTGCTCTAATTGGGCAATCTGTTTCTATTGCCTCAGCACAAGCTGGATCAGTTGGCTCTGACAACTCACTGGAAACTGCCTGGCGAGCTGAGAGTGAAAGTCTTCGATCCATTCTCACTGGGGCTTCTCCGAGCAAGCTTGGTAGGGTGGCTTTGGTTGATACTATTGCTAAACAGATACGCAATCGTATTAAAGTCCGACTCCCAAACCTCCTCTCTGG GTTGCAGGGCAAATCCCAAATGGTTGCGGATGAGCTAGTCAGGCTTGGGGCACAAATGGTGGATAGTGCTGAAGGAACCAGGGCAATAGCTTTGGAGCTTTGCCGAGAATTTGAGGATAAATTCCTCCAGCATATTTCCTCTGGTGAG GGTGGAGGTTGTAAAGTGGTGTTAAGTTTCGAAGGAAATTTTCCTAATAGGATTAAGCAGCTACCCTTGGATAAGCATTTTGATATCAAGAATGTTAAACGG ATTGTGTTGGAAGCAGATGGTTATCAGCCATACCTGATATCCCCTGAAAAAGGGGTGAGATCCTTGATAAAAGGAGTGTTGGAACTTGCAAAAGAGCCATCACGTCTTTGTGTTGATGAG GTGCATCGTGTATTGATAGATATCGTTTCTGCTGCTGCAAATGCTACACCTGGTCTTGGAAGATATCCTCCATTCAAACGGGAG GTTATTGCGATTGCATCTGCTGCTTTAGACGATTTTCGAAATGAAGCAAAAAAAATGGTCGTTGCCCTTGTTGACATGGAACGTGCTTATGTTCCTCCTCAACACTTCATTCGATTGGTGCAAAAAAG TATGGATAGACAGCGCCGTGAGGAGGAGATTAAGAACCGATCGTCTAGGAAGGGAAATGAGGCTGAGCAATCCACTTTAAACAGA GCAACTAGTCCCCAGGCAGGTTTGCAACAACCAGGGGGCAGCTTGAAGTCCATGAAAGAGCAGTCCACTGACAAAGATGCAAAAGAGGGTTCAGCTTTGCAGATTGCTGGTCCTTCTGGAGAAATTACAGCAG GTTTTTTGTTGAAGAAAAGTGCCAAGTCGAACAGTTGGAGCAAGAGATGGTTTGTTCtaaatgaaaagagtggaaaG CTTGGTTACACCaggaaacaagaagaaaggcaATTCCGTGGTGTTATCACATTAGAG GAGTGTAATGTTGAAGAGCCTTTGGATGTGGAAGAAACCAAAAGTTCGAAGGACTCAAAAAAATCTTCTGGATCGGAGTCTGGGAAAGGTCCTAGCCTTGTATTCAAGATAACCAGCAAGGTTCCATATAAGACTGTTATGAAAG CTCATAGTGCTGTTGTATTGAAGGCTGAGAATATGGCTGACAAGACAGAGTGGGTAAATAAGATTAGGAACATTACCCAGCCTTCTAATGGAATTTCTGGGAAAGGGAAAGGGACATCTGCTTCTGAAGCAGGAACTGTTATAAGGCAAAGTCTTTCGGATGGCTCCTTG GACACCATGACAAGAAGACCTGCTGATCCAGAGGAAGAGCTTAGGTGGATGTCTCAAGAAGTTCGTGGTTATGTAGAAGCTGCTATGAATAGTCTTGCTGCAAATGTTCCGAAG GCTGTTGTGTTATTCCAAGTGGAGAAAGCAAAGGAAGATATGCTGAACCAATTATACAGCTCTGTGag TGCTCAAAGTGCATCAAGGATTGAAGAATTACTTTTAGAAGACCAAAATGTCAAACGAAAGCGTGAGCGTGCTCAAAAGCAATCCTCTCTTCTATCAAAGCTTACTCGCCAACTAGGTATCCATGACAACCGGGCTGCTGCTGCTAGCTGGTCCAATGGGGGCAATGGAG AAGCCAGTACGCGAACCAGCGCACCTTCGGGTGATGATTGGAGATCTGCATTTGATGCTGCAGCAAATGGTCCCACGAATTTCTCGAGATCATTTGGTGATTCTCGGTCCAACAGTGTCAATGGTCACAGCCGGCGATATAGTGATCCGACACAGaatggtgatgagaactcaGGCTCGAACTCTGGCAGCCGACGCACACCCAATCGtttgccaccaccaccaccctcTCAAGGAGGTTCATCATCAATGTATAAATACTAG
- the LOC120267522 gene encoding F-box protein At5g67140 codes for MGKEEEPEIERLPVDILEFIFSLIPSFSELAQASAVCRKWKRGVEQSLAQRERLSLSGFNVDDDIAARIVHGAYGLKELDISRSCWRCNLTDEGLYKISLAKCVGNLTSISMWGMARITDKGVIPLVSEATSLRHLNVGGTFITDESLFAIANSCPHLKAIVLWSCRHVTETGLIMLVNKCRKLESINVWGMRVPRNFFLDLIAISPALQIRPPSLHPKIVRMWSIPQISNI; via the exons ATGGGGAAAGAGGAGGAGCCGGAGATTGAGAGGCTTCCAGTGGATATCCTGGAATTCATCTTCTCTCTTATTCCCTCTTTCAGCGAATTGGCACA AGCGAGCGCGGTTTGTAGGAAGTGGAAGCGAGGGGTGGAGCAGTCTCTGGCTCAGAGAGAGAGGCTTAGTCTCTCTGGATtcaatgttgatgatgatatcGCCGCGCGAATCGTTCATGGCGCTTATGGGTTGAAGGAACTCGATAT TTCTCGTAGTTGTTGGCGTTGCAATTTAACTGACGAAGGATTATACAAGATATCTTTGGCAAAATGTGTTGGCAATTTGACATCTATATCCATGTGGGGTATGGCACGAATCACTGATAAAGGTGTAATTCCGTTG GTTTCAGAAGCCACTTCCCTTCGTCACCTGAATGTTGGTGGTACATTTATTACAGATGAATCTTTATTTGCAATTGCAAATAGTTGTCCGCATTTGAAG GCTATTGTTCTTTGGAGCTGTCGCCATGTTACAGAGACCGGACTCATCATGCTTGTAAATAAATGTCGCAAGCTTGAATCAATCAATGTATGGGGGATGCGTGTACCAAGAAATTTCTTTTTAGACCTGATTGCAATTAGTCCTGCTCTGCAGATAAGGCCACCATCACTGCATCCAAAGATAGTGAGAATGTGGTCTATCCCCCAAATCAGCAATATCTAA